CCAAGGCGGTGCAGCGCGAAACCACGGATGGGGCAGTGTTTGAGATCGAAGTCCCGGATGCTCTCTGCGTGATGGCGGAGCCGGAATTATTGGTGCGCGCGATTGCCAACCTGCTGCGTAACGCGGTGCGTTATGCCGGTCATGCCGGTCCGATTCGGTTGAAGGCCGGTCAGTCAGACCAGGAGGTGCTGATTACGATCAGCGATCGCGGCCCGGGCGTGCCCGAGGCAGAACTGGCCCGGATTTTCGATCCGTTTTACCGTTTGGACACGTCGCGGGACCGGGGTACGGGTGGGGTTGGCTTGGGGCTGGCCATCGTCAAGACCTGCGTGGAATGGTGCCAAGGCTCAATCACCTGCCGCAACCTGGAACCCTCTGGGCTGGAGGTAACCTTGCGGTTGCCTATCAGCAAGTAGGGGCGGCCTTGGCCGCTACTGCCCGCAACATTTCTTGAATTTTCTGCCGCTGCCGCAAGGGCAGGGATCGTTGCGCCCGACTTTTTCCGGGGCAATGTATGGTTGTGGTGGCACGTACGGTTCCGGTGCCACATAGGGTTCGGTCGGGTAATCTGGAACGAATGTTTTCGGCAACGGTTCCATATCATCCAGCCAGGGATCGGGGGCAAAATCATCCTGCTCCTCACTAAAGCAGATCCACCCGAAGCATAGGTCAATGGCGTTGAAGAGAGAATTCCGCTCCTTGAAATCGGATAGTCTTTCCTCAATATCGGATTCGAGTTTTTCCTCGAAGTATTCCAAGTTCATTTCCATTTCATCTACCAACCCTGCTGCAAAAGCCTGCCGGGCCTCTTCCACTAGTTCAACCAGATTGAAATCGCAGATCAAACCCACCAGGGAATACCAGCGATAGGAATTACCGGGCCTGGGCAGTGACTGGAATAACTGGCGCAAATCTGCCACCAAGGCGTCGCGTGAACGTTCCCCCCAGAGGTGCTGGGCCGCCAAACCTTGAAAGGCGGCGGCCTGAACAAAATCATTGACCGATTCGTCCTGAATAAGCTGAAGCAGCGAGGCGGAATTCCCGCCGCAGACGGAAGCCAGGACAGCTCCGCCTTGTTCCGTGACGATGTCGCCGGTCAAATCCAGCGCCAAGTCACCGGGCAGGCGGAAGAATTTCATGAAACAATCTAGCGCGCGGGTTTCCCGAAACTCGCCCAGCAGGCAAATGGCAAACAGGTGCAGCGTCTGATCTGCTGTTTTCATGTAAGTGTGGGGATCATTGGTCACCAGTTCAATGGCGGCGATGAGCCTGGGAACAAGCTCCTCCCGGTGTGCTCTGGCGGCCAGCAAGGCATCCCGATACGGGGCAAAAGCAGACCCCATTGGCAGAAAGCGCAACCGCGCAACGATTTCATCCGCCGTCTTGGGAACGGGAGGAGGTTCCGGGGTGGGATTGGGATGCAGTTCCAAATCCTTTTTGAACAGGACGTAGTGGTGGGCCAGCCGGGCGACATAGCCCGGATCGGTGATAAAGCTGGAACGAAATAATTTGAGGAACTCCCCGGCGTATTCGGATTGCTCGTTTAACGGGTCCAGCCAGGCCCCCTTGATGTCCCGGGCCGCTTTTTTGTCACCATGCATCCATTGGGTGTAGAACTCGGTGCTATCCCAGCCATAATTAATGGTGGCCAGCGTCTTCTCTGGCTGCTCCTGCTGGATGACGCGCAGGATCACCCGGCGGCAATCGCAATCCGGGTCCTCGCAATAACTTTCCACAAAGGCGTACTGCCCCATGGGCAATCCGGGACCAGGCGTGGTGATGTAAGCACAACGGGTCTCTTGGGCGGCCAGTTCAGGAAACCGGGTATAAAATGGTGTCATGGCAATGGTCTGTTTTCATGGTCTTCAGTGGGGGGCACGCTATCCATCCCAGGCACTACGACCTTTTTGAGTCAGGCTACGGAGTGGTCATAAAGCAGTCAAGTTTCTTGCGTCGTTTTGTGGATGAAATGTAATACGACTTTTAAGTCGGTCAATAGCTCCCCAACGCCCCAGTGCTCATGGCTGGCTAAAACTCCGCCGTTGGAACAGCGCAAATTCATGATCTGCACGAGAGACCGTAAAAATGAGGGGGGCGCCGCTTTCTGCTTTTGCCTGACCGCCCCGTCGCGCGTGCTGCGCCTGACCTTGGACCGCCTTAGCGACGACTGGCAGGCGCGCTATGGCCATCCCGTGCTGGTGGTGGAAATCATCCCAAACTCTAAACACCCCTTCATGAATACGCGCTGGAGCCGAAAATGGTGGCTCGTTCTTTGGTTGCAATCGTGGCGGCGAATTCCTTATCATAGGCCTATGCCCGCCGATTGCCAGGCTAAATATGAGTGGTTGCGCAGTGGCCGCGATGCGTTCGCGGCCATGCTCGCGGATATTGCGGCGGCGCGCGATACGGTGCTCCTGGAAACGTACATCTACGCCGATCAAGGCGTTGGGGTGCGCGTGCGGGATGCCTTGGTGGCGGCGCGGCAGCGCGGGGTGCGCGTGCGCGTGCTGGTGGATGCCTGGGGATCCTCCGAATTAAAGGACGAGTTTTGGACTCCCCTGCGAACCGCTGGGGCGGAGGTGCGGTACTTCAACCCGCTTAAGCTCGCGCGGTTGGGTTTTCGCGATCACCGCAAAGTGCTGGTGTGCGATGGCCGCGTCGGCTGCGTGGGTGGGTTCAACGTCGCGCCGGAATACGATGGGGATGGCGTGCAACAAGGCTGGTGCGATCACGGGTTGCGCCTGACCGGGCCGCTCGTCGCCGAGTTGGTGAGTGAATTTGACGCCATGTTTGCGCGGGCCGAGATGCGGCATCCCCTGTTTGCCCGGTTGCGAAAGACCGGGGTGCGCAAGCGGGTGCAATATCCGGATGGGCAACTGCTGCTGAGCGGGCCGGGGCGGGGGCGCAATCCGTTTGTGGCCGCCTTGCACGCCGATTTGCGCCAGGCGGAGGAAATTCGGATCGTTACGGCCTACTTTCTCCCCTCCTGGCGGGTCCGGCACAGCTTGACGCGCGCGGCCCACCGGGGCGCCAAAGTGCAATTACTGCTGGCGGGCATTTCGGACGTGCCGATCGTGCAATTGGCCGCCCGCAGCCTTTATCATCGCCTATTGCGGGCCGGCGTGGAGATTTACGAGTACCAGCCGCAGGTGCTGCACGCCAAGCTGCTCGTCTGCAACCAGGCGGCGTACGTGGGGTCGGCCAACCTGGACCCGCGCAGCCTGCATATCAATTACGAGTTGATGCTGCGTTTGACCGTGCCCTCCGCCATCGCGGACGCCCGGCAGATGTTCCTCGATGATTTGCAGCACGCCAAGCCGGTGATCCTCGACGAGTTCCGCCACACCCGCACGCTCTGGACCAAACTGCGCGAACGCTGGGCCTACTTCCTGGTGGCGCGCCTGGACCCATTCATCACTCGCCGTTTGCTCAGCACCTTTGGCGCTTGATGCTCCCGGTTATTGGAGGGCCAGGGCCTCGTCGGCCATGGTTTTGGCGTTCTGAACCTGGAACTGGAGTTTGCGGCTCCAGTTGACGAGGGTGTTGACCAAGCGGGTAATGGTTGATTCGGCATTCGGAGGTTGGCCTCCGGATTTGCTGTAATTTTTTACCAGCCAATCTATTTGCCAGGTTCGTTCCCATTTTTTCCTTTCCCCCCTCGGCGTTTTATCTTACCTTGCGCGCAAGTGCCTGTTGTTTTGATGGTTGCGGATGAAATCGCCTGTTCCTATCAAAGTCAGGAGTGGCTTCTGTTCCCGGAAGCTGGCGTCACCCCGTGTGTTTTCCGGCCCCGCACCCTGTCATCACCCAATTTAAATGGACCAAGCCTTCCACAATAAAATCGATTCCTTCATCTGGGGCATTGCCGACGACGTGCTTCGCGACCTGTTCAAGCGCGGCAAATATCCCGACGTCATCCTGCCCATGTTTGTCCTGCGCCGCATGGATGCCGTCCTGGAACCGACCAAGCAAGCCGTCCTGGAGACCAAGCAGATGCTGGACCATGCTGGCATCACTGAGCAACGCGCCGCCCTCGCAGCGGCCGCCGGCCAGGTATTCTACAACACCTCCAAATTTACCCTGCGCGACCTCAAATCACGGGGCAGCCAGCAGCAGCTTCTGGCCGATTTCGAAGACTACCTGAACGGCTTCTCCCAGAACGTCCAGGACATCCTGAAAAACTTTAAATTCCGCAACCAGCTTTCCACCCTGTCCAAGTCCGACTCCCTCGGTACCCTCATCGGCAAATTCCTGGATCCCGAGATCAACCTCAGCCCGGATCCCGTCCTCAACGCTGACCGCAGCGTCAAACACCCCGGCATGGATAACCATTCCATGGGTACCGTGTTCGAGGAACTCGTCCGCAAATTCAACGAGGAAAACAACGAGGAAGCCGGCGAACACTGGACCCCCCGCGACGCCGTCAAGCTGATGGCCAACTTCATCTTTCTTCCCAGTGCCAATTCCATCCGGTCCGGCTCCTACCTTTTATATGACGGCACCGCCGGTACGGGTGGCATGCTCACCGTCGCCGAGGAAACCCTCCTTAAGCTGGCCACCGATCGCGGCCAGCAAATCACCGCCCACCTGTACGGCCAGAAAAACAACCCCGAGACCTATGCTATCTGCAAGGCCGACATGCTCCTCAAAGGCGAAGGCGAAAACGCCGACCACATCGTCGGCGGCGCGGAATGGTCCACGCTCTCCCGCGATGCCTTTGTCTCCATGCAATTCGACTTCATGCTGTCGAACCCGCGCTAGCTGTTGGTTACGGGTTAGGAATCACTGTTATCAGCTTCCTTTATTCCCGCACGACTGCGCCCAGGGTTTGTTTGAGGTGCGCCACGAGTTTGTCCTGGGTGGCGTTGATCTCGTTATCGGTCAGGGTGCGTTCGTTGTGCCGGTAGGTGAAGGCGTAGGCCACGCTCTTTTGTCCCGCCGGGACGTGTTTGCCGCGGAAGACGTCGAAGAGGTCCACGCTTTCCAGGTTCTGCGGTTTGGCCTGGCGGACGGCGTTGAGGACGTCCTGATGCGCGACGGTTTCCGGCACCAGCATGGCGAGGTCGCGCCGCACGGTGGGGAAGGCCGGCAGGGGCTTGAAGGCTTTGCCCGGGTTGCGGCGCGCCAGGAGTTCGTCCAGGCGGAATTCGGCGAGCAGCACGGCGTCGCGCAGGTCGTAACGTTTGGCCAGGGCGGGCAGGAGTTGGCCCAGTTCGCCGACGGGGAGTTTGCCGCCAATCATGACTTGGGCGGATTCGAGGAACAGCCCTTGATTCAATAGTATACCTTTAGCTTTATCCCTTGTTTGGGAGGGTTCCTCAAACTGCTGGATGCTCCTGTCCGGCCGCTTGGTGTAGGTGATGGCTTTGAGGCCGAATTGTTCAAGGAATTCTTCGATCATGCCCTTGAGGTCGTAGAGGTCGGCCTTGGCGGCGCGCTCCGCGCCGCTCCAGAAGGCGGGGAGGCGCTGGCCAGTGATGGCAATGGCCACGCGGCGTTCTTCGCGGGTGGCGCCATTGGCGAGCGCGAAGACGCGGCCCACTTCAAACAGCGCCACGTCGCCGTTCTTGTGGTTGAGGTTGTGGCGTAAGGCATGGAGCAATCCCGGCAGCAGGGAGGGCCGCAGGGTGTTCATGTCGCTGCTGAGCGGGTTGGCCAGTTTCACGCATTGGGCGGGGTCCACGCCCCAGCATTCTTCGAGCGCCACCAGGGTTTGCCCCTGGGCCTCGTTCAAACCCAGGCCGGTGAGCAAGCGGCGCGCTTCCGCCAGCACGTCATGGATGGCATCATAGGGATGCGAGCCGATTGCGCCGCGCGGCGGGGTGGAGGGAATCTTGTCAATGCCATAGAGCCGCGCGACTTCTTCAATCAGATCAATCTCCTGCTTGAGGTCCACGCGGAAGGTGGGGATGCGGAAGGTCAGGGGCGGCGCCGGAACGGGCGCGGGCGCGTCGAGGGATTGCGGCACGCGTTGCGCAATCTTCAGGCCGAGGCTGCTCAGTTGGCATTCGATTTCTTCGCGGGAAACGGTGACGCCCAGCAATTGGGTGACTTTCTCGGGACGCAGGGTGATGGTGCGCGGGGTGACCGGAGCAGGGTAGGCATCCACGACGCCCTCGGCGAGGCGGCCGCCGGCGGTTTCCAGAATCAATTGCACGGCGCGCTGGCTGGCCCAATCGCAAATGGAAATGTCCGCGCCGCGCTCGTAACGGTAGGAGGCGTCGGTGCGCAGCGCGAGGATCTTGGAGGTGCGGCGGATGTTGGTGGGTTTGAAATAGGCGCTTTCGAGCAAAACATCGGCGGTCTGCTCGTTGATTTCGCTGTTCTTGCCGCCCATGACGCCCGCCAGCGCGATGCCTTTCTGCTCGTCGGCAATCAGGAGGCTGTCAGCTTGCAATTGGTGCTCCTGGCCGTCCAGCGTGATGAACTTTTCCCCGGCATTGGCGCGGCGCACGACGATGGTGGGCTTGCCGTCCGCCGCCTTGGCCACGAGGTGATAATCAAAGGCGTGCAAGGGCTGGCCGGTTTCCAACATGACGTAGTTGGTGACGTCCACGACATTGTTGATGGCGCGCAGGCCGACCTTTTCCAACGCCGCCCGCAGCCACTCCGGGCTGGGGCCGATCTTCACGCCACGAATGACGCGGGCCGTGTAGCGGGGGCACAGTTCCGCGTCTTCCAGGCGGACGGCGCAGAGGGCATCCACGCGGTTGTCCGCTTCATTGGCGGGCGCGGGCAGCTTGATTTCCGGCAGTTTCAGCGGATTGCCCGTGAGCGCGCTGATTTCCCGCGCGATGCCGATCAGGCTGTTGAGGTCCGGGCGATTCGGCGTCACTTCCAGGTCATAGACGACGTCGCCAGCAGTGCGGCCGAGATGTTCCGCGAAGGATTGGCCAACGCGGGCGTCGGGCGGCAGGATGAGCAGTCCGTCAATTTGATCCGGCAGGCCCAGTTCCTGCGGCGAACACATCATGCCGTGGGATTCGACGCCGCGAATCTTGCCGACCTTGATGGTGAAGGGCGGTTCGCCGGGTTTGGTGGGCAGCGTGGCGCCGGGCAGGACCAGGGGGACTTTGTCGCCGGCCTGGAAATTCTGCGCGCCGCAGACGATCTGGCGTTCGCCCTTGCCGTCATGGACGCGGCACAGGGAAAGCTTGTCGGCGTTGGGATGTTTGTCGCGGGTGATGACTTGCGCCACCACGACGCCTTCAAACGCGCCCGCCACTTTCTGCACGCCCTCGACTTCAATGCCCAGCATGGTCAGCCGTTCGGAGAGTTCCTCGGGCGACCAGTTAAAATCCACGTATTGCTTCAGCCAATTCAGTGTTACTTTCATAAACAAACAAAAACCGGGGGGGACTGTATCGCCCCTCGCGCCCTGTTTCAAGCTTCTCCGGGAAGAACCGCTGCTGGGATGGGCACCCAATCCAATGCTTGAATCTGAGCGGGGATGGCCTATAGTTGGGCTTGGACACCATTTGGTGTTCAGACAAGTATGCTAATACATTTGCTAAAGTCGAAGATTCATCGAGCCTATGTGACCGCCGCCAGCGTGAATTACGAGGGCAGCCTGACCATTGCCGAAGACCTGATGGAAAAGGTCGGGTTATTCCCGTATGAACGCATTTTGTGCAGTAACATCGCCAATGGGGCACGCTTTGAGACGTATGTCATCAAAGGGAAACGCGGTTCCGGCGCGATTGAGTTGAACGGCGCGGCAGCGCATCGCGGCAAGGTGGGCGACCGTATCACCATCATGAGCTTTACCGAGGTTGAAGCCAGTAAGGCTGAAACCTGGAAGCCCAGGGTCATCGTGCTGGGTGAGCAAAACAAAATCGCGACCGAACGCGGCATCTGAACGTTGCAAACATCCAAGCCAACCCTATCATCATGTCCCTGACTGTTGCCGAAATCGCCCACCACCTGGATGGAGAAGTCCAAGGGGATGCCACGCTGACCCTGACCGGTTTTGCCCCGGCCAACACCGCCAAAGCCGGCGACCTCACCTTTGCGGAAAACGCCGAATATTTTACCGCCGCGGAGCAAAGCGCTGCCGCTGCCATCCTGGTTTCCGGGGATTTCAAATCGTCCGTCAAAACGTTGATTCGGGTGAAGAATGCGCGGGTGGCCTTTGCGCGGGTGCTGCCCCTGTTTTTCCCGGAATCCCGGCCCGCGCCGGGGATTCATCCCAGCGCCGTGGTGGCACCCTCGGCGCAAGTGGATCCCACTGCCTATGTCGGCCCGCACTGTGTGGTGGGCGAACGCGTCAAGCTGGGGCCGCGGGTCATTCTCATGTCCCTGGTTTCGATTGGCGACGAAAGCGAACTGGGGGAGGATACCCGGATTTTCCCGAATGTTTCCATTTATTATCGCACGCAGATTGGCCGGCGGGTTCGTATCCATTCCGGCACGGTGGTCGGCTCGGATGGGTTCGGCTATGTCTTTGATCAGGGGCGGCATCTCAAAGTGCCGCAGATTGGGAATGTCATTCTCCACGATGACGTGGAACTGGGTGCCAACGTGACGGTGGATCGCGGCGCGCTGGGCCCCACGGTCATCGGGCAGGGGGCCAAAATAGACAATCTCGTGCAGGTGGCGCATAACGTGCAGATCGGTGATCACAGCATCATTGTCGCGCAAGTGGGCATTGCCGGCAGCACCAAGCTGGGCAAATATGTCGTGCTTGGCGGGCAGGTGGGTCTGGCCGGTCATTTGCAGATTGGCAACCAGGTCACCGTTGCCGCGCAATCCGGCGTGATGAGCAACATCCCGGACGGGGAAAAATGGCTGGGCTCTCCCGCCCAACCGGACCGGCAGACCAAGCGCCAGTTAATTGCCATCACGCAGTTGCCGGATCTCATCAAGCGCGTGCGGGAATTGGAAAAGCGGTTGGATGCGGCAAAAAGTTGATCCGCTGGCAGAAAGGTGCGGCTCGTTTCCGGCGGTGGTTTCCCGGCGTGGTGGTCACGTTCCTTGAGCGACGCCGCTTTTCGACCTTTTTCACTCCCGCCAACCAAGCAAGCCCCCGTCGGATCCGAGATCACGACGGGGGATGAATTAATTTCCTGATTGTGCGCTATCTGCTGGCAGCATCAGGGGGCCGGGACCAGCAGGATGGAGCCGCTTTGGTTGGTGCCGAGGAACCAGCCACCACCCAGGTTGCTTCCCTGCACCGCAACACCCGTCAGCTTGTTGACCTTGCGGGTCTGCGGGTCTGTAAAGGTGCCGCTGATGGCCCCATTGACCGTTGAAATAGTGAGGCTCAAATTACTAAGTACACCGCTACGTACCTTCACCATATTATTTGATATTTGGACGCCGGTTCGGATTTCATTGGTGAGATTGCCGCCGCTGACGACCAGCATGGCATTCGAGAAGTTCAATACACCAGTACCTTTGGTTGGAACCTTAAAGGCTGAACCGATGAGGTTCGTCATGAGATTAAAGCCTGCCGGATACACTTTATCGGTCACCACAGGGAGTTTCTGCCAGACCAGGTCCTGACCATGGATTTCGCGATTTGGGCCGTTCGTGACAAACTGCAGCCAGCCGAGGAGCATGCCCGAGCCCTTATAGAGCGTCGAGTAAAGCGGAAACTCACCATGCTTGGTAATCCCCCCACTCTGATTGACTGGCACGCTGTCGCTTAACGTCCCGGTCACCGACACATTGCCATTGGCCAACACCACCGCCGTCAAGGTACTGTACCCTGCCGGGCTTACAGTTGGAGTATTCAAACCGGGCAGCACCCCGGTGTAAGTGCCCGCCAAAGGAATTGCCGCAGTCACAACGCGATCCACGTCGAGTACGGCCGTCCAAGCAGGAGCCGAGATCTGGCCGCGCACGACGGGATCGGCGCCCGTCATATCAAACTGGAGGTTAATGAGCAGGGAGGAGGTTTTGTCCTGCACCACCCGGACTTGGGCAGTGCCATTGGCATAAGCCTGACCGGTGAAGGGTAACGTCTTGCCCGCCAGCAATAGGCTGCCGCTGAACGTACCAAGATCCGTCAATGTTAATTTAAAGGAACCAGAGTTGGTTGGACTAATCTGATTGGTGGGATAAAAGAGCCCACTGTAATTGGCTTTGATGGCGGGATAGAGATTGGTGCTGAAATCAGCCTCAAGATACAGATTCGTCCGCATCGTAAAGGTCAGCTTGGGATTGTTGGTAGAAATATCACCTGACCAACCGGCGAAAACGGCGCCTTTCTTGGGAGTTGCCGTCACCACATAGGTCTTACCTGGTGCCAGGATAGTACCATCGAGATTGGGTGCCACGGTGCCGTTACCCACAATGCTGATGGTAATCTTGCCTGCCGGTTGAAAGATCTGCAACTTCTGCAGGCCGGACGCCGTGGAAGCACCGGTCGTGACAAACACATCACGAAAACCAGGCTTGGCGTTCGATTGAACGGTGACTTGAGCCACAAGTTGGGTGACGTTGACGAAGGTGACTTTGTCCGCCTTGACGCCAAGCCCGGAAAAATTGACCCGGCTGGCGCTGCTGAAAGTCGTCCCCTGGCCGTATATGGTGACGTTCTGTTTGATCGCGCCTTGTTTGACACGATTCGTCTGGACACTGGTAATGGAGGCTAAATCGGCAATGGCGGCGCTGCTCACCCGGAAGGCCTGATTCTTGGTGACGCCATCCACCGTCACCGAATAGTACGACGCGGGAGCGTCGGCCGCAATAATCAGATCAGCCGTAAGCTGGTTGGAGGTGCTCGCAGTTATATTGGTCACGGCTACGGCGGTGCCGGAATAGTAGGTGGACGACACGAAACTCACCACTGAATTACTCGTGAAATGAGTGTTCATGCCGTTGATGGAGACCCGCACCGTATCTCCCCGGCTGCCGACGGCAGGATTCACGGACAAGGTGGTCGGCGAGGTGGTAGCCGCCGTAATGTCGAATATTTTCACCCCTTTGGCCTCCTCGGTACCCGTCTTCACTGTAATATCCACGCTTCCCACCGCAGCAGTGTTGGTGATGGTAATATTGACGGAGAGTTCGACCGGCGAATTGCGAGTAATGGAGTTCACACGAATGTCGCGGGAGAAAAGCACAGTGCTGGTTTCATCGAAATTGGAGTTCTGGCCTTGGATGGTCACGTCGAGCGTCGCGCCTGCGGGAGCGCTCTTGGGAGTGGCTTGAATGAGGGCTGGGAAACTGCCGCTCACGGTGAGGTTTTCCACCGCCGCGGCGATGCGCGTGGTATCGGACTTACTGAGGCCAATCAACACACCGCCGGTACCATCAGCAATGGCACCGAAAGCATCCGTACTGCCGCTGAACGGAGTATCTGGGATCATGGCCGCCAAATCAGCGCCACTGACCGGATCGCCGGCGGGCTCGGTACCTGTGCCGCCCGGTTTGGCGGCAATGTCCTGCTGTTGGCGAGCAACAGCGGCGGTGTCTTTGGTAAATCCATACTGAGTGAGAATCACATTCACCCGGATACCCGCAGCGTGCAGCACCGCAATGGTGGCCGGAATACTCAGGCCGGAGTGAGGCGGTGCATCCGTGGCGAGGAAGATCGTGCCCCCGCTGCCCTCGGATGCCAGCAACATCGCCCCCAACCAGAGCGCTTCCACGGAAGCTTCAGGTTCATCTCCGCCACCGGAGGCGTAGAGCGACCCCACCTGGTTCTTGATTTCTTCGAGACTGGTGGTGGAAGCGCGCGGCGTCACATCATCTTTGAAGGTGATGAGTTGGAAACGCGTGCTGGTGGAGTTTGTGTCGAACCGGCTCAAGTAGCTGAGCAGCCCTTGCTTTACGGCCCCAATCTCGCCGCTCATACTGCCGGTATCATCAATCACAAAGAGAATTCTGCCACTCGCGTCGAGCGGGACGGCGGGGCCGACATACGCGCCGGTGGCGGGGGCCGCGCCATCCACCCCGGCGATGGTCCAGAATAACGGTGCATTCGCGCCCGCCGCATCGCGCGCTTGCTGAATCAACGTCTTGGGAACGTCGAGTTTCTGTTCGATTGAAGCTGTGGTGCCACCCACCTCGTCGGAACGCTTCAGGACGGTGCCGGCACTGTTCATGATGAGCACGCGGAACTTGAGTCCGCCCCGGACAGTATTGATGTTCTGCTTCCATCTGAAGGTAACCTTGTCACCGGTGAAAGCGTCCAGTTCCGCCTTGCTCTTCGGGCTAATCGGATCGGGGGCGACGTTATTTTTTGCAAAA
Above is a genomic segment from Verrucomicrobiota bacterium containing:
- a CDS encoding VWA domain-containing protein — protein: MKNRIKIILITLLGAVTAFAAPRTATKDTVCATKYSGVEVQLEGVHSPTPLSELQPLLLNFIALQDLSSLSVRGQGEGIFGGISISQDWPAQARAGVRKLSVPLTLTGASGFGRLRLQLEVHPSGSRQIFTRTLDISGYLADGQLYYGWENGVELQLQHIAALEASGSISGGEASARRAEVTTLRESTELQVVGSEPAPARSPAIAKSPTEALVISGQVQWKDHSSVNGTGKLFPVIGMHLQAYDKANTNTVLASAQTDRAGRYTLRIARDAVNTSSNAFNLLVRAVSQSTGFQIYSPGTTTLYAYEKTVSNVLNQATITANAAAFNVTFDKISGVAADVSAQNRVWAVYSALFLIKEFADSSSQLRYPPNLPCEFPVGGSASYYSSGTATIYILSADYADFDVIFHEYGHAIQDRFSLTSVPANPAGSSHSSVNDLIVTYDKNKGINMAWSEGMATALGMAMETEGNYGLTLAPRFGNQTYDDSEDSNISYPAETEGSRPNISEGNEATVMRILYDLFDGSGSGEDFDKVSWGFDTLVSNLKNSNAKNLSAFWLYISSLSSGYLYSSALPSGSTDVASVGRTVLDLYAPIFAKNNVAPDPISPKSKAELDAFTGDKVTFRWKQNINTVRGGLKFRVLIMNSAGTVLKRSDEVGGTTASIEQKLDVPKTLIQQARDAAGANAPLFWTIAGVDGAAPATGAYVGPAVPLDASGRILFVIDDTGSMSGEIGAVKQGLLSYLSRFDTNSTSTRFQLITFKDDVTPRASTTSLEEIKNQVGSLYASGGGDEPEASVEALWLGAMLLASEGSGGTIFLATDAPPHSGLSIPATIAVLHAAGIRVNVILTQYGFTKDTAAVARQQQDIAAKPGGTGTEPAGDPVSGADLAAMIPDTPFSGSTDAFGAIADGTGGVLIGLSKSDTTRIAAAVENLTVSGSFPALIQATPKSAPAGATLDVTIQGQNSNFDETSTVLFSRDIRVNSITRNSPVELSVNITITNTAAVGSVDITVKTGTEEAKGVKIFDITAATTSPTTLSVNPAVGSRGDTVRVSINGMNTHFTSNSVVSFVSSTYYSGTAVAVTNITASTSNQLTADLIIAADAPASYYSVTVDGVTKNQAFRVSSAAIADLASITSVQTNRVKQGAIKQNVTIYGQGTTFSSASRVNFSGLGVKADKVTFVNVTQLVAQVTVQSNAKPGFRDVFVTTGASTASGLQKLQIFQPAGKITISIVGNGTVAPNLDGTILAPGKTYVVTATPKKGAVFAGWSGDISTNNPKLTFTMRTNLYLEADFSTNLYPAIKANYSGLFYPTNQISPTNSGSFKLTLTDLGTFSGSLLLAGKTLPFTGQAYANGTAQVRVVQDKTSSLLINLQFDMTGADPVVRGQISAPAWTAVLDVDRVVTAAIPLAGTYTGVLPGLNTPTVSPAGYSTLTAVVLANGNVSVTGTLSDSVPVNQSGGITKHGEFPLYSTLYKGSGMLLGWLQFVTNGPNREIHGQDLVWQKLPVVTDKVYPAGFNLMTNLIGSAFKVPTKGTGVLNFSNAMLVVSGGNLTNEIRTGVQISNNMVKVRSGVLSNLSLTISTVNGAISGTFTDPQTRKVNKLTGVAVQGSNLGGGWFLGTNQSGSILLVPAP